From the genome of Arthrobacter sp. SLBN-122:
CACGGTGTCGGCTACGAACAAGGCCGGAACCGGCGCCACCAGCGCGCCCTCAGCAGCCACGCGTGCGGTGGGCAAGCCCGGAACAGTGGGAGCGCCCTCGGCCACCCTGGTGGATACCAACGCCGATGGCGGCAAGATCGATGTCCGGTTTACGCAGTTGACGGACGCCCAGCGCAACGGCTCATCGCCGACGGAGATCACCTACCGCTACAGCCTGACGTCCGGAGGTGGGTCCGGCACCATCCCTGCAGGCGGAGGCGTGGTTGCGGCAGCCAACGGCACCCAGACATCTGTGGTGGTGTGGGCGGTCTCCTCCAGCAGCACCTCGGCGGGTGACGCCAGCGCCCCGTCGAACGCCGTCAACCCCTACGGTCTCGCTTTTGCCCCCACCGTCTCCGGCAGCAACAGCAGCGGCGTCGGTGACCAGACCGTGTCCTGGACGTGGAACCAGCCAAGCGGCAACGGCCGTGCGGTGACCGGTTACCGGTACAGCCTGGACAACGGTCCATGGCAGGACACCACCCAGCGGAGCTTCTCCAAGAAAGTCGGTTACAGCGAGACGCACAAGCTCGAGGTCCGCGCCGTGAGTGCCGGACAACCCGGGCGGATCGGCAGTGACACGTCCCGCAGCGGGGCCGAACCGCCGCCGCCGGTACCGACGTCCTGGAACATCACCGCCAGCCCCACGCGAAGCTGCACCGAGCCCCGGCAGGGAACCGACAGTTTCGTCGACGGCAACCCGTCCCAGTGCAATGGCGCGGGCAAGTGGCTGGACGCCGGGGCGCCCGCCACGACCGACCGTTACCAGGTCTGGTACAAGACCTCCAACAACCCCACCGGCATCTGGTACCACCTGACCTCCGGCATGGCATCCGGCAACTGGCTCCGCTGTGACACCTCAAATATCGGCTGCAACCCGCCCAAGGACATGCCGAACCGCTAGCACCACACCGCATCCCACGGCACGGCCCGGAGCCTCCGGGCGGTGCAACCAATTTGACCCAGTAGAAGGAAACAACTTTCATGACCATGACCATCGAGCAGGCCGAGTGGTTTGCCGACACATTCGAAAAGCTGGTTGCCAACGTGGGGCAGGCGGTGCTGGGCAAGGAACACGTCATCCGGCTGACCTTCACCGCGATGCTGGCCGAAGGGCATGTCCTGTTCGAGGACGCCCCGGGCACAGGCAAAACCTCCCTGGCCCGTGCTCTGGCCGCCACCGTGCAGGGCTCCAACAACCGCATCCAGTTCACCCCGGACCTGCTGCCGTCGGACGTGACCGGTGTGACCATCTACGACCAGAAGACGCAGAAGTTCGAGTTCCATAAGGGCCCGATCTTCAACAACATCGTCCTGGCCGATGAAATCAACCGCGCCTCGCCGAAGACCCAGTCGGCGCTGCTGGAGGTCATGGAGGAGTCCCGGGTGACGGTGGACGGCGTCACGTATTCCGCCGGCCGGCCCTTCATGGTGATGGCCACGCAGAACCCCATCGAGCAGGCCGGAACTTACCGCCTTCCCGAGGCGCAGCTGGACCGCTTCCTGCTCAAGACCTCCATCGGCTACCCGGACCATGCATCCACCGTCCGGCTCCTGGGCGGCAGCAACCTGAAGGACCGCTCCAAGGAACTCTCCGCCGTCATCACCACGCAGGCAGTGGCCGACATGGCGGACCTCGCCGCGACGGCGCACGTCGACACCGCGGTCCTGGAGTACATCTCCCGCCTGTGCGAAGAGACCCGCAATGCCCCGGAAACCCGGCTCGGCGTCTCGGTCCGCGGCGCCCTGGCCATGGTGCGCGCCGCCAAGGTCTGGGCTGCCTCCCAGAGCCGGAACTTCGTCCTGCCGGACGACATCAAGGAACTGGCCCCTGTGGTGTGGACCCACCGGTTCGTCATGGATCCCGAAGCCGAGTTCTCCGGCGCCACCGCCGAGGCCGTGCTCACCAGAATCCTGGCCGATGTCGCGGCCCCGCAGCAGCGCACCAACGCCTGACCGCGTGGCAGCAGCCTGACGCTGCAGCCACCACCACTCCATTCCAGCGCAACAACGAAGGCACATCCCTATGTCCGACGGCACGTCCAGCGGCACCCCGTTGACCCGGTACGCGGAGCGTTTCCAGCAGCCCTTCCACCGGAACGGCCGCCCCACCCGCCTGCACCCGGCAGCGGTATGGTCCGAAGCCAGCAGCACAGTCGTCCAGGCCCTGACACCCGCCTGGCGGGGCGTCCGCGACAGCTGGCTGAAGTATGTGTGGCCGGTCCTTTCCGTGGTCAGCATCCTGGGCTGGTCCGTCCTGGCCGCCGCCATCCTGCTCTGGACCACGGGCCAGGCTTTCGGCTGGCAGGAAGCCACGGCAGCGTCCATCGCCGCGTTCGCGATGTTCGTGATCGCGGTGGCCTTCATCCTGGGCCGGTCCTCTTACGGAGTGGTATTGGATCTGGCCCGCACGCGGGTGGCGGTGGGGGACAGCGCCGTGGGCAGCATTGCCGTCTCCAACACCTCGGCCCGTCCACTGCTGCCGGCCGCGCTGGAGCTGCCGGTGGGCAGCACCACCGCCGTCTTCCACC
Proteins encoded in this window:
- a CDS encoding AAA family ATPase; this encodes MTMTIEQAEWFADTFEKLVANVGQAVLGKEHVIRLTFTAMLAEGHVLFEDAPGTGKTSLARALAATVQGSNNRIQFTPDLLPSDVTGVTIYDQKTQKFEFHKGPIFNNIVLADEINRASPKTQSALLEVMEESRVTVDGVTYSAGRPFMVMATQNPIEQAGTYRLPEAQLDRFLLKTSIGYPDHASTVRLLGGSNLKDRSKELSAVITTQAVADMADLAATAHVDTAVLEYISRLCEETRNAPETRLGVSVRGALAMVRAAKVWAASQSRNFVLPDDIKELAPVVWTHRFVMDPEAEFSGATAEAVLTRILADVAAPQQRTNA